The Malus domestica chromosome 10, GDT2T_hap1 genome contains a region encoding:
- the LOC103429618 gene encoding pentatricopeptide repeat-containing protein At2g26790, mitochondrial has translation MCMWLSSIRLGFPRKRIHPTQNNRSRSIFVHGGGGGVGAFKWASSQAALALWNSSSSHSDESSDDNSFSVCTTNAGTNAANRTHFFSELDTSGVVNNLNSLRNEPNLAISFFHRVKGDGFRHNVYTYSALIRILCYWGLDRKLDSLFVDLINCSKDLEFEFSDLMEAIGEGIEVSPSTVRAYDALLKSFVSLNMFDEAIDVLFQTKRRGFVPHIFTSNFLMNRLVEHGKVDMAVAVYKQLKRIGLNPNDYTYAIIIKGLCKKGSLEEAVEVFQEMEEAGVTPSAFAYTAYIEGLCTNHRPDLGYQVLQSCNGENVLIDVYAYNAVIRGFCNEMKFDEAESVFLDMEKRGLVPDSYTYSAMICGYCKSSKLLKALALHNDMESKGIKTNCVIVSLILQCMCKMGMPSEAVDQFREYKSLGIYLDEVSYNIAVDASCKLGKMDQALEFLEEMKCKHMVLDIMHYTTLIKGYCLQGNVVEAVSLLKEMKEKGLKPDITTYNVLAAGFCRNGLGAKALDLLDYMEAHGFKPDSVTHNMIIENLCIGGKVKEAEGFLNSLEYKNVDTYSAMVSGYCEANHTKEAYELLIRLAKQGTLVKQGVCFKVLSKLCVEGDNDRAILLLEAMLALNVDPKRIMYNKVIASLCQAGEVKKARWVFDSLVERGLTPDVITYTMMMNSYCKVDCLQEARDLFHDMKKRGIQPDIITYTVLLDSFPKRNVRRVNSSRDASGDKEETFDACTVWSEMKEMEIRPDVICYTVLIDRQCKTDNFQDAIALFDEMMNRGLEPDTVTYTALLAGCCRRGDVDRAVTLANEMSSKGMLPNARILAILQHGILKATKVQFRK, from the coding sequence ATGTGTATGTGGCTTTCGTCCATTAGACTGGGTTTTCCCAGAAAACGCATTCACCCAACACAAAACAATCGCAGCCGTTCGATCTTCGTCCATGGCGGCGGTGGCGGTGTTGGTGCTTTCAAGTGGGCGTCTTCCCAGGCAGCACTTGCCCTCTGGAACTCCAGTTCCTCCCACTCTGATGAATCGTCTGATGATAATTCTTTCAGTGTCTGCACCACAAACGCAGGCACCAATGCTGCCAATAGAACCCATTTCTTCTCCGAATTAGATACCTCAGGGGTTGTTAACAACCTCAACAGTCTAAGAAACGAACCCAATTTGGCGATTTCATTCTTTCACCGGGTGAAAGGAGATGGCTTTCGACACAATGTCTACACGTATTCTGCGCTTATTAGAATTTTGTGCTATTGGGGTCTGGATAGGAAGTTGGATTCTCTCTTTGTGGACCTTATTAATTGCTCTAAAGACCTTGAATTTGAGTTTTCGGATTTGATGGAAGCGATTGGGGAGGGGATTGAGGTTTCCCCATCGACAGTCCGAGCTTATGATGCATTGCTCAAGTCTTTTGTCAGTTTGAACATGTTCGATGAGGCTATTGATGTTTTATTTCAGACAAAAAGGCGTGGGTTTGTGCCACATATCTTTACTAGCAATTTTCTAATGAACCGCTTGGTTGAGCATGGTAAAGTGGATATGGCTGTGGCTGTATATAAGCAGTTGAAGCGGATTGGTTTGAACCCTAATGATTACACTTACGCAATTATCATCAAGGGACTCTGCAAGAAAGGTAGTTTGGAAGAGGCAGTGGAAGTGTTTCAGGAGATGGAGGAAGCTGGGGTAACCCCTAGCGCCTTTGCCTACACAGCATATATTGAAGGGCTTTGCACCAATCACAGGCCGGATTTAGGGTACCAAGTGCTCCAATCATGCAATGGGGAAAATGTCCTTATCGATGTGTATGCTTATAACGCTGTCATTCGTGGGTTCTGCAACGAGATGAAGTTTGATGAAGCTGAAAGCGTCTTTCTTGACATGGAAAAGCGAGGGCTGGTCCCTGATTCATATACCTACAGTGCAATGATCTGTGGCTACTGCAAGAGTTCCAAGTTGTTAAAAGCTTTGGCTCTCCATAATGACATGGAGTCAAAGGGTATAAAAACAAATTGTGTGATTGTTAGTTTGATTCTTCAGTGTATGTGTAAGATGGGCATGCCTTCTGAAGCGGTGGATCAGTTTAGAGAATATAAGAGCTTAGGTATCTATCTTGATGAGGTTTCGTACAATATCGCAGTGGATGCTTCGTGCAAGCTGGGGAAAATGGACCAAGCCTTAGAATTTCTTGAAGAGATGAAGTGTAAGCATATGGTTTTAGATATTATGCATTACACAACATTGATCAAAGGCTACTGTCTCCAAGGGAATGTTGTTGAGGCCGTAAGTCTGTTgaaggaaatgaaggaaaagGGTCTGAAGCCAGACATCACTACTTACAATGTACTTGCTGCTGGGTTTTGTAGAAATGGCCTGGGAGCCAAGGCGCTTGACCTTTTGGATTATATGGAGGCACATGGTTTTAAACCAGACTCTGTTACACACAACATGATAATTGAAAATTTATGCATAGGAGGAAAAGTCAAAGAAGCTGAAGGTTTTCTAAACAGTTTGGAATATAAGAATGTAGATACCTATTCTGCCATGGTCAGCGGGTACTGTGAAGCCAACCATACAAAAGAGGCGTATGAACTTCTTATTAGGTTGGCAAAGCAAGGAACTTTAGTTAAACAAGGCGTTTGCTTTAAAGTACTCAGTAAACTTTGTGTAGAAGGTGATAATGACAGAGCTATTTTGTTGCTTGAGGCAATGTTGGCGTTAAATGTGGATCCTAAAAGAATTATGTACAACAAAGTCATTGCTTCTCTCTGCCAGGCTGGAGAGGTGAAAAAGGCCCGTTGGGTTTTTGATTCTTTGGTTGAGAGAGGGTTAACTCCTGATGTGATTACCTACACAATGATGATGAATAGCTACTGCAAGGTGGATTGTTTGCAAGAAGCCCGTGATCTCTTCCATGATATGAAAAAGAGAGGGATTCAACCTGATATCATCACTTACACAGTTTTGCTCGAtagttttcccaaaagaaaCGTAAGAAGGGTTAATTCCTCTCGAGATGCAAGTGGAGATAAGGAAGAAACTTTTGATGCTTGTACTGTTTGGAGTGAGATGAAGGAAATGGAAATAAGACCCGATGTAATTTGTTATACTGTTTTGATAGACAGGCAATGTAAAACTGACAACTTTCAGGATGCTATTGCGCTTTTTGATGAAATGATGAACAGAGGATTAGAGCCTGATACAGTGACATACACAGCACTTCTGGCTGGCTGTTGTAGGAGGGGAGATGTGGATAGGGCTGTAACACTCGCTAATGAGATGTCCTCTAAGGGAATGCTGCCAAATGCCCGGATACTTGCGATTCTACAACATGGAATCCTAAAAGCCACGAAAGTGCAGTTTCGGAAGTAA
- the LOC103412291 gene encoding aspartic proteinase NANA, chloroplast-like — protein MAKVKQNSTLFIIFLLSVIQSFVFVHAFNGASQGNALKLKLIHRYSPHYNGLHEDEKPKTQQELFRLLHSHDVVRHQMMSHRRQQHEEEEEEVESLRDDQGVLLNSSGSTTRRMVSEKRGSMAMPISSGWDYGSGQYLVKIKIGTPPQRFMLIADTGSDLTWINCRYRCGKRCGTHKGRLQHKRVFHADLSSSFKSVPCSSNLCRVGLSGMFSLNQCPTPSSPCKYDYSYLEGAHAFGLFANETVWASTASGRRTKLENVIVGCTDHIKGGGGTGSIRDGDGILGLGFGRNSFTTKAALNFGGKFSYCLVDQQSPRNVSSYLTFGGHKPATLRKKMRYTKLVVGNSDEKGSFYGVNVKGISVGGKMLGIPPRVWDENLKGGTVVDSGTTLTFLKMPAYNAVMDVMTRALSKLKKLPTEGDPFEFCFSPKGFNESLVPKFAIHFADGAKFEPPVKAYALNVAVGRMCLGFVPTNVGPSVIGSIMQQHHLWEYDMGGKKLGFTPSPCT, from the exons ATGGCGAAGGTGAAGCAAAATTCAACCCTTTTCATCATTTTCCTCCTCTCGGTAATCCAAAGCTTCGTGTTCGTTCATGCATTCAACGGCGCAAGTCAGGGAAACGCCTTGAAGCTCAAGCTAATCCACAGGTACTCTCCACATTATAATGGCCTGCATGAGGATGAGAAGCCTAAAACCCAGCAGGAGCTCTTCAGGTTGCTCCACAGCCATGACGTTGTCCGCCATCAAATGATGTCACACAGAAGGCaacaacatgaagaagaagaagaagaagtagaaagCCTTCGTGATGATCAAGGGGTACTTTTAAACAGCAGCGGGAGCACAACGAGGCGGATGGTGTCAGAAAAAAGAGGCTCAATGGCAATGCCGATAAGTTCGGGTTGGGATTACGGTTCCGGGCAATACCTGGTGAAAATTAAAATCGGAACGCCGCCACAAAGGTTCATGTTGATCGCGGATACCGGCAGTGACTTGACGTGGATAAATTGCCGATATCGTTGTGGAAAACGGTGCGGCACGCACAAAGGAAGGTTGCAACACAAGAGGGTTTTCCATGcagatctttcttcttcctttaaaTCTGTACCGTGTTCTTCTAATTTGTGCAGGGTTGGTCTGTCGGGTATGTTTTCTCTCAACCAATGCCCCACCCCATCGAGCCCTTGCAAATATGATTACTC GTACCTAGAAGGGGCACATGCATTTGGGTTGTTTGCCAATGAGACTGTATGGGCAAGCACGGCAAGTGGCAGGAGAACCAAACTGGAAAATGTGATAGTTGGTTGCACAGACCACATCAAGGGCGGTGGAGGGACTGGAAGCATCAGAGATGGTGATGGTATATTGGGATTGGGCTTTGGCAGGAACTCATTCACTACAAAAGCTGCCCTAAACTTTGGTGGCAAGTTTTCTTATTGCCTGGTTGATCAGCAAAGCCCCAGAAACGTCTCAAGTTATCTGACATTTGGTGGCCACAAACCAGCTACATTGCGTAAAAAAATGAGGTACACAAAGCTGGTTGTAGGTAACTCCGATGAGAAGGGGTCGTTCTACGGCGTAAATGTGAAGGGAATCTCAGTTGGGGGGAAAATGTTAGGTATACCACCTCGTGTGTGGGACGAAAATCTTAAAGGTGGAACCGTTGTTGATTCAGGCACAACCCTCACATTTCTGAAAATGCCGGCATATAACGCTGTCATGGATGTAATGACAAGGGCTTTGTCGAAATTGAAAAAATTGCCAACAGAAGGAGACCCTTTTGAGTTTTGCTTCAGTCCCAAGGGATTCAACGAGTCTTTAGTGCCGAAATTCGCAATTCACTTTGCAGATGGAGCTAAATTTGAGCCACCAGTGAAGGCCTATGCTCTTAATGTAGCTGTAGGGAGGATGTGTCTAGGGTTTGTGCCAACTAATGTTGGTCCCTCAGTTATTGGTAGCATAATGCAGCAACACCATTTGTGGGAATATGACATGGGGGGGAAAAAACTGGGTTTTACTCCCTCCCCCTGCACCTAG
- the LOC103412292 gene encoding serine/threonine-protein kinase RHS3-like has product MSSNPSNFSDSSEMSYSSSEEAQCGTKMEFQVKSGANSSNDKVNCPKNVDRIGKFNASSTNNPSGGPQKVDRVSKGTELSTKTTAETTTNNRPFPSPMAPANSELLTTSTGRATGGMKSSNSVTNLTQMSGSSSRSDSLESSSSTPLRPHTGGDVRWDAINMVSKGSPLNLSHFRLLKRLGYGDIGSVYLVELRGTNTFFAMKVMDKASLASRNKLLRAQTEREILGLLDHPFLPTLYSYFETDKFYCLVMEYCSGGNLHSLRQKQPNKHFTEEASRFYASQVLLALEYLHMLGIVYRDLKPENVLVRDEGHIMLSDFDLSLRCSVNPTLVKSSSAHVSNGGATGGGGGGGGILDDDLAVHGCMQPSNFFPRILPTKKNRKSKSDFGLSANGSLPELMAEPTNVRSMSFVGTHEYLAPEIIRGEGHGSAVDWWTFGIFIYELLHGTTPFKGQGNRATLFNVVGQPLKFPETPPVSVVARNLIRGLLVKEPHKRIAYKRGATEIKQHPFFEGVNWALVRCATPPHVPEPVDFSQYASKEANSADKKMTDVGSDKKNGSNDSSYVNFEYF; this is encoded by the exons ATGTCTTCAAATCCATCCAATTTTTCTGACTCTTCCGAG ATGAGCTATAGCTCATCAGAAGAAGCACAGTGTGGAACCAAGATGGAATTTCAGGTCAAGAGTGGTGCCAATTCATCGAATGATAAGGTTAACTGCCCCAAAAATGTGGATAGAATAGGAAAGTTTAATGCCAGTTCAACTAATAATCCATCAGGTGGACCTCAGAAAGTGGATCGAGTTTCCAAAGGAACAGAACTCAGTACTAAGACTACGGCTGAGACAACCACCAACAATCGTCCATTTCCAAGCCCAATGGCACCTGCAAATTCTGAACTTCTAACCACTTCAACAGGAAGGGCTACAGGAGGTATGAAAAGTAGCAATTCTGTCACCAACCTTACCCAAATGAGCGGCAGTAGCTCCCGCTCTGACAGCTTAGAGAGCTCCTCCAGTACACCCCTCAGGCCTCATACTGGTGGTGATGTGCGGTGGGATGCCATTAACATGGTCTCTAAAGGTTCCCCACTTAATCTTAGCCATTTTCGGCTTCTCAAGCGCCTAGGATATGGAGATATTGGCAGTGTCTATCTTGTTGAACTCAGAGGAACAAACACGTTTTTTGCCATGAAGGTCATGGACAAGGCATCTCTTGCTAGTAGAAACAAGCTGTTGCGAGCACAGACAGAAAGAGAGATACTTGGACTTCTTGACCACCCATTCTTGCCCACTCTCTATTCTTACTTTGAAACTGATAAGTTCTATTGCTTGGTCATGGAGTACTGTAGTGGAGGTAATCTACACTCTCTTCGGCAGAAGCAACCAAACAAGCATTTTACAGAGGAAGCTTCACG GTTTTATGCATCACAGGTTTTGTTAGCACTTGAGTATCTGCACATGCTAGGAATTGTGTACAGGGATTTAAAACCAGAAAATGTTCTAGTAAGAGACGAGGGTCATATCATGCTCTCAGACTTCGATCTCTCACTCCGTTGTTCTGTCAATCCTACACTAGTCAAGTCTTCATCTGCCCATGTAAGCAATGGTGGTGCTaccggtggtggtggtggtggcggggGCATTTTAGACGATGACCTTGCTGTGCATGGTTGTATGCAGCCTTCCAATTTCTTTCCACGCATTTTACCTACCAAGAAAAACCGGAAATCCAAATCAGATTTTGGCCTTTCAGCGAATGGATCCCTCCCTGAACTGATGGCAGAGCCTACAAATGTGCGTTCCATGTCATTTGTTGGAACACACGAATATCTAGCCCCAGAGATTATTCGCGGAGAGGGCCATGGTAGTGCAGTGGACTGGTGGACATTTGGTATCTTCATATACGAGCTCTTACATGGGACAACCCCCTTCAAAGGTCAAGGAAATCGTGCCACACTCTTCAACGTTGTAGGCCAGCCTCTGAAATTCCCAGAAACACCACCAGTAAGTGTTGTGGCACGTAATCTCATACGAGGACTCTTGGTGAAAGAACCACATAAACGAATTGCGTACAAAAGGGGTGCCACAGAAATAAAGCAACACCCATTTTTCGAGGGAGTGAACTGGGCTCTGGTGAGATGTGCCACGCCTCCCCATGTTCCTGAACCGGTAGACTTTTCACAATATGCCAGCAAGGAGGCGAACTCTGCAGACAAAAAGATGACAGACGTGGGAAGTGATAAGAAGAACGGTAGTAATGATTCATCTTATGTAAATTTTGAGTACTTCTAG